The following coding sequences are from one Salmo trutta chromosome 36, fSalTru1.1, whole genome shotgun sequence window:
- the LOC115176278 gene encoding uncharacterized protein C6orf62 homolog, which translates to MGDPISRRNQTRNRLRAQIQKKRESLADQFDFKIYIAFVFKDKKKKSALFEVAEVLPVMTNNYEENILKGVQASSYSLQSSMELMQKDVVQLHAPRYQSMRRDVIGCTQEMDFILWPRNDIEKIVCLLFSRWKGAENEPFRPVQAKFEFHHGDYEKQLLHAVGRRDKAGMVMNNPTQSVFLFMDRQHLQTPKTKATVFKLCSLCLYLPQDQLTCWGVGDIEDHLLPYMPD; encoded by the exons ATGGGGGACCCAATCTCGAGAAGAAACCAAACTAGGAATCGACTCCGTGCTCAGATTCAGAAGAAAAGGGAATCCTTGGCTGACCAGTTTGACTTCAAGATCTACATAGCCTTTGTTTTCAAAGACAAG AAGAAGAAGTCAGCTCTGTTCGAGGTAGCTGAAGTGCTACCGGTGATGACCAACAACTATGAAGAGAATATCCTGAAAGGTGTACAGGCTTCCAGCTATTCCCTCCAGAGTTCCATGGAACTTATGCAGAAAGATGTTGTGCAGTTGCACGCCCCACGTTACCAATCCATGCGCAGG GATGTCATAGGATGCACCCAGGAGATGGACTTCATCCTGTGGCCGCGTAACGACATCGAGAAGATTGTCTGTCTCTTGTTCTCCAGATGGAAGGGGGCTGAGAACGAACCCTTCAGGCCTGTTCAG GCCAAGTTTGAGTTTCATCATGGAGACTACGAGAAGCAGTTGTTGCACGCTGTCGGCAGGAGGGACAAGGCTGGAATGGTTATGAACAACCCAACTCAGTCGGTCTTCCTCTTTATGGACCGACAGCACTTACAG ACTCCTAAAACCAAGGCTACAGTTTTTAAGTTGTGCAGCCTTTGCCTGTACCTGCCCCAGGACCAGCTAACGTGCTGGGGCGTTGGTGACATCGAAGACCATCTCCTCCCGTACATGCCCGACTAG